The uncultured Eubacteriales bacterium region GGCCACAGCGTCATCTGCCCCATCAACGACGTGGAGGCAAACCTCGGCGATGTGATGCTGGCCGGGCTGGGTACCGGCGTAGTGACGGTGAAGGACCTGAAGGGCTGGCGGGTGCTTGGCGAGAAGATCAGCCCCGACCCCGAGTCCCACGCACGGTACAATAAGTACTATCAGCTCTACCGGGACCTCTACACCGACCTCAAGGAAAGCATGGCCCGGGCCTCAAAATTATAGAAAAAGAGACGCTATCCATCGGGTAGCGTCTCTTTTTCTACCCTCGAGCAAGCACTGTTTGCGGCAGAGCGGCGACAAGAGCGGGCGATTCTCCTTCTGGTCTCCTGCTTGATCGGGGGTACGGGCAAAAAACGGCCGGTATAAGTGAGCGGGGCCCTGTCCGGTGACCGGCCTTGCCCTATTGGACGACCGGTTTGGCCTTAGACCTTAACGGGTGTTCAGAATGCAGAGGCCCCTGTGAATAGCTCAAAGCAAAGGGTAAAGCGGCGCTCCTCACCGGGGGCAATCGTCTGGAGCCGCCCTTGGCGGCGCTCCTCAAGACGACCGCCAGGGTAGCAGTTGCCGGGCTCCAGCCCCATGACGTATTCGCTCCGCCCCATCATCTTCCACTGGGTAAAGTAGGGGAGCTCCTCGGGGTCGAAACGAATCATAAGGCCCTGGCCTAGCTCCGGGTTGTAGAGCCCGGCGACCCCCTTATCTTCAAAACGGTGGAAATAGCATTGCTCCTTAAACCCCGCCTGGGGTGGTTCCACCTTGCTCCAGGTATCCATACCCTCGGCGGCGCGAGGATCCCGGGGCGTCACTTGCGCGGAGGGAATATAGAGTCTTGCGCGTTCTGAGAGCAGGGGGTAGCCCAGATTGATATGGTAGAGGAGCATTAGGGGGACCGTACGGTCTCCCACATTTTTTACTTTATCCGAGAGTAGGAGAGTATTCTCGGTTCGGGAGCAGGATATGGTCCGTGTCAGCACCAGCTTGTCTGCAAAGAACCCTCCATGCGGGACAACGGCTTTGATTGTAATGTTTTCCTCGTCCATGTCCCAAAAAATGTGCTCGGCAGGCAGATTTCCGACAGCGCCATGGAGAGGGAGGGCTTCCTTATCATCCACGCAAGGCGCACCTACGTTGCTGAGTCCGCAGGTGGCGAGAAACCCGCCGGTAAAGCTCTTTTCCGAGCCTTTGCCCACACCGTCGTAGTACGCTGGGTGGACATAGCCGCTAGCAGAGAAAAAGCCGCAGTTGCGGCCGTGAAAGGAGAGTCGCGAGAGATCGGCGCACCGGTCGGCAGATACGGTGAATTCCAGGCCCAGACCGTTGCGCACCTCAAAAAGGCGCATGCCATCGCCCCGTCCGCCCACCAGCCGATGCTCCTCCACGCCGCAGACCTGGGAGAGCTGATCCAAATAGTTCCCGTTCATCCTCTGTCCCCCTTTGGATGCCAGTATAAGCGCAGCGGCGCGAAAAAGTCAACAGTTTCATGGAAATGCATGGAGACGATAAAGAACGGGCAAATAAAAAACAAAATTTTTAAGGAAAATAAGGAGAAGTAACATTAAAGTGCAAAATTCGACACAAAAAGTGCACAAAGAAAAAAGGAAAATGTAGTGAGGCAAAAAGAAACTCCAATAAATTCCCCCCCTAAATATAAAAATTGCCACCTTTTCCGTCCAATGCGCCTCCCGCTATAATTGTGATACACCAAAAGAGAAAGAGAGGCGGATAACAGCATGAAACGAATTCTCAGCATGGTACTATGCGTCACCATGGCCCTGTCCCTGCTCCCGGCCTCCGCGCTTGCGGCGGGCCCGGCGGAAACGCCGGGGAAGAGCCTTGCGGACTATCCAGACCTATTGTTCGGCGTGGGCAGCGCCACCTCGGCGGGTCCGACCCTTCCCGGCGGGTCCATCCACCCCAGCCCCGAGACAAAGAGCAAGGACAACGGCGGATACAGCCGGAATTCGCCCATCGTCGGCTTTGGGCAGCTCTACGCCCAGGGTACAGGCGGGACAAAGAGCTATGGAAACTTCCTCCTTGCACCCATGCTGGGGGGAAATATCGAACTTAACGACAGCAATCGCGCCGTGCAGGCAAAGGCGGGAACCGAGACCGCCAAGTGTTATGAGTACTCCGTGGAGCTGGAGAACGGCATCAAGGCGGCGGTGACCCCCACGCACAACGCCGCTATCTACTCTTTTGAGTTTCCGGCGGGCGAGGACGCCTCTTTCCTGCTGGACGCCGCCCGGAAACAGGATAAATCGAATGCGATGAAAAAGGGCAGCGTGACGGTGGACCCGGAGACCCACACCATCAGCGGCGGTGGCACCTTCAGCGGAAACTGGAACCCGGCGAACTGGAATATGTATTTTGCCCTCGAGTTTGATACCGACTTTACGGAGATCGGTGTCTTTGAGGACAGTACATTGACGACCTATACCGAGAAGACCACGGTATCCATAGACTCGGAAAAACGGCTGGGAGCCTATGTGAAATTCGCCCAGCCTGCCACGGAGGCGGAGCCGGAACCCCTGACGGTAAAAGTAAAGCTCGCCATCTCCTTTGAGAGTGAGGAGAAGGCAAAGGAGTTCCTGGATGAGCAGATCCCGGCCTATGATTACGATGCGGTTCGCGACGAGGCCAAGTCTGTCTGGGAGGACCGGCTCGACGCCATTGAGATCGAGACCAGCGACGAGGCGCTGCTGCGGCAGTTCTACACCGCCCTCTATCACACCAATGTGGAGCCCCGTGACCGGGTGTCGGACCACGGGGACTGGGACGACTTCTACACCATCTGGGACTCCTGGAAAACGGCCTTCCCGCTGAAGACGTTCTTCTATCCCGAGCAGGTGGGGTCCATTATCGCCTCGTTTATCGACCGCGCGGAGCGCAATGAAACCATCATCATGTCCGACGCCTTTATCCAGGGTCAGGAGTTCGTCTGCGGACAGGGCGGAAATGACATTGAGAACATCATCGCCGACGCCTGCCTCAAGGATATCCCTTTGCCAGAGGGATATGATTGGGAGAGAGCCTATAACGCGGTCATTAAGAGTGCCGAGCGGATGCGAACACCCGAGTATGTCATGAAGGGATACGCGGTGGAGGGACAGCGTAAGACGGTCAGCGGAGCAAGCTACTCCTCCAGGCTGCACGCCGGTTCCGCCACTCAGGGTTTCGCCATCAACGATTTCGCGGTGGCGCAGATGGCTAAGAAACTGGGCAAGACAGAGGATTATGAGTTCTATCTCAATCGCTCCATGAACTGGAGAAACGCGTGGAACCCGAACGTGGAGAGCGATGGCTTCTACGGCTTCCCCCAGAACCCCAACAGCGACGGCACGTTCGCCGCAGGCTACAATCCCAAGAAGCCCAGCTACAACACCAATTTCTATGAGGCCACCGGCTGGGACTCCTGCTTTACCAACCGCAACGACATGCCCGGCCTGATTGAGGCTATGGGCGGACGGCAGAAATTTATCGAGCGCCTGCAGTGGGCCTGCGACCACAGCATAAACTATGGCAATGATGACGGCGGTGCGGAGGGCTATCTTAACTTTACCAACGAGCCGTCCATGCACATCCCCTGGCTTTTCTGTACCGACGAGGTCAAGCGGCCCGACCTAGCCGCCGAGACCATCAATCGAATCCTCACAGAGCGCTTCCTCAAGGACGGCATCAACGACTACCCCGGCGACGAGGACGGCGGCGCTATGTCCTCCTACCTCATCTTCATGCTGAGCGGCTTCTTCCCCTACTCCCCAACGAACGACTACTATCTCCACGGGGCGCGGCTGCCCCGCATTACCTTCCGCCTCGGGAACGGGAAGAGCTTTGTCATCACCGGCGAGAATACCGGCGAGAACAATATCTACGTCCAGTCCGCCACCTGGCAGGGGCAGGATTTCAACGAGTGCAAGCTGACCTATGGGCAGATCATGGAGGGCGGTGAACTGCACTTTGTGATGGGCAGCGAGCCCAGCCGCTGGGCGAGAATGGAGGATAACACTCCGCCCACGGACGTGACCGGCCTTACCTACGACGCGGAGAGCGCCGTGGGGGGAAAGACGGTACTGACCTGGAACGCCTCCGCGGACGAGGGCGAGGGCGTCGCCCGCTATGACGTCTACCGCAGCGACAAAATCGTCTTTGAGTGTAACGAAGAGACTTTCGTGGGTTCGGTGACTCAGACGACCTTTGAAGAGATGCCGGAAGTACCTACCCGCTACTGGTACCGCGTGGTGGCTGTGGACGGTGCCGAAAACAGAGCGAATGCCGCCGAGGTGTGCGTCAGCCTAAGCTATGACAGCGAGCCGCCCGAGCAGGTGACCGGGCTCCGGGTCGACGGTGCACTGCTGGATAACGGCATTGTCAAGCTGAGCTGGACGGAGTCCCACGACAATGTGGGCGTTACATCCTACAACGTATACCGGAGCAATCATGTAGACTTTACCATCAGCAGCGATACGCTGCTGACGGCGGTGCAGTCTCCGGCTATTACGGACTTCCTCTCCGCGGCCGGAACCTACTATTACCGCGTCACCGCCCGGGACGCCTACGGCAATATTTCCGAACCGTCGGACTGCGTGGCCGCTGAGGTCGCAGGCGGGCTTCCCGACGATATGGAGGCCACACCCGGCGTCAACCAAGCCAAGGGCAAAACGGCGAAGGTAAACGGCCAGACAAACATTGATAAGGAAGGAGCCGACAAGGCAGTAGACGGCAGCATCAGCACAAAATGGTGTGTCAAGAGTACCGGGAGCAACGGGGGCACCGGGGAGGTCGCCGCCGGGACGCCGCTGAACAATCCGCATTGGCTGGAAATCGACCTGGTAAAGCCCACCCTATTGAACCGCTGGGTCGTTACCCACGCGGGAGGAGGCTCTCCTGCGGAGGGTAAGGGCTACAACACGCAGGAGTTTAAACTGCAGTATTGGAACGGCACAGCCTGGGCCGACGCCGACGTGGTGACCGGGAACAAGGACAACGTGACCGACCGGACCTTCTCCACTGTGATAACGACCAAGGTGCGCATGGAGATCACCAGGGCGGTACAGGATAACTGCACAGAGAACAATAAGGTTCAGACTGCCCGCATCTATGAGGTAGAGCTGTATTCCCCCAAGCTGGAGAGCGAGTACGACGGCTCTCTGATGGAGCTGAGCGGCGTGAAACTGGCGGTCAACAGCCAGGCCGCCGACGCTGAGGGTCCCGCAAAGGCTTGTGACGGCGATGAGAACACCAAGTGGAGCGCCAGGTTCCAGATGGCCGACAAGACGGTGGAAGCGCCCGAGGGCGCCGAGGCCTTTGCCGATGGCGTGTCCTGGATGAGTATCGATCTGGGTGAGGTGTGCGTGGTCGACAGACTGACCTATCTTGGCGGCGGAAAGGAAAAGCCCGAGTTCCGCACCAAGGAGCTGTATCTGCAGACGAGTGCGGACGGAGTGAACTGGACTTACACCAAGGAGGGTGCCTGGAAGGATGGGGACGAGCAGGTACCCACAAAACTGGAGTATTCGTTCCAGGAGTCCATCACGTCGCGATATTTCCGTCTGGTGCTCCCGGTCAGAGGCGTCAGCGACGGGGAGCGGGGCAACACGAACGCCCGGGTATTTGAGTTCCACCTCTTCGGCGAAAAGCTGGTCAATGAGAACAAGATCACCATCGCACCCGCCGACGGTGCGAACGTACGGACGTCTAAGACGAACGCAGCCCCTGGTGACAAGATTGACGTCGACGTGGAGTATACCAGAGCGGACAGGGAATTCGTAAAGCTGCTGGTGACAGGCGAGAGCGGAACGCCGGTACCTGTCGCACAGTACGGCGAAATGCTCAAGTTCAACTTTACCATGCCCAATGAGCCCGTAAAGATCAAGGCCTATTCGCGGTTCGTCGTCGACGCCGACCGGGAAGCCCTTCAGGTGGCGCTGTACGCGCTCAAGGATGGCGAAATCACCGTCGCCGCTGACGCGGACACCGATGAGATCGAGCGTGAGGTACGGGCCTATGTGGCCCGGCTCCTCGCTGGAGCGCCCGGTGCCGAAGGCGTAACCGCCGAAATCGAAGAGACGGAGACCTTCGGGACGTTCAAGGTCACGCTGGAGAAGAACGGTATCATGGTCGTCAAGGACCTCGCCATGACGCTCAGCGGCTACCGGTACAAAATCAGCGGCATGTCGGACGTGCCCGGCGTGACCGTTCCTTACGGTACTGCGAAGGAGGAGCTGGGCCTGCCCGAGCGGGTGAAGGTCACCTTCCGCGAGGGCGGAGAGAAGGAAGTCGCCGTCAGCTGGGAATGCGCGGAGTTCATCAAGGACCGCGCGGGTGCCTATCGCTTTATTGGCACGATTGCCTCCGGGGAGGACTACGCGAACCCGGAGGAACTGACCGCCTCCTGTGAGGTGACGGTCAGCCACGCACCCAGCTATAGCACCGGAGATACAACGACAAGGACCGAGAAAAATCCGGACGGGAGCACCACCAAGACCGTCAAAAACAAGACCACCGGGACGGTGACCGAGACCACCACCTACCCCGACGGCACGCAGATCGTGGCCACCACGCCCAAGGGCGGGGAGAGCTCCATTAAGGTCGCGGTTCCCAAGGGCAAGGATAGCGTCACCATCACCATTCCCACGGGGGAGATACTGACCTCCGGCACCGTGGCGGTCATAGTGAATGTGGACGGCTCGGAGGAAGTAGTAAAGACCTCCGTCGCCACCAGCTGGGGATTGCGCATCACCCTTGCAGAGGGGGCCACTCTCAAGCTGGTGGACAACAGCAAGGACTTTACCGACGTAGCGGAGCACAACTGGGCCTATGATGCGGTGCAGTTCACCGCGAGCCGCGAGCTCTTCAACGGTACCGGAGCGGACAGCTTTAGTCCCACCGGCGATATGACCCGCGCCATGCTGGTCACCGTCCTGGCCCGTCTGGACGGGCAGGATACCGCCGCCGGCGAGACGTGGTACTCGAGAGCCATAGCCTGGGGCGTGGAGAACGGCATTACCGACGGCGCCAACGCCGAGATGAGCATCACCCGCGAGAGTCTGGTGGTCATGCTGTACCGCTACGCCAAGGCGGAGCCCGCCAACGGCGCGGCGCTCCATGAATTCCCTGATGCCGACAAGGTGTCCGGCTGGGCGACCGAAGCCGTGAACTGGGCGGTGGCAAACGGCATCCTTACCGGCAACGGAGCAGGCGAGCTCAATCCCGGCGGCAATGCCAGCCGCGCCGAGGTCGCCACGATCCTCCAAAGATTTATTTCGCTATAAACCAAAAATGGACCTCCGCCGGAGCAGCCCCTCCGGTGGAGGTCCATTTTACACACGTTTTTTCGGGAAAAGGAAAACCCCAATAAATCCCCCCCTAAATCGAAAAAATACCCCCTTTGCCCATGGCCCATCCGACTCTATAATAGAGCTAACGAAGGTAAGTGTGAAAATCACGAAATGGCGGTGAGAGTGAGAATGAGTGAGACGATCGTATTGATGCAGAATATCTGCAAGAGCTTTCCCGGTGTCATGGCACTGGATCACGTCAATTTTGAGCTGCGCTCGGGCGAGGTTATGGCTCTGCTGGGGGAGAACGGTGCGGGCAAGTCCACACTGATGAAGATATTGAGCGGCGTCTATACCAGTGATGAGGGTACGGTGGAGATATTCGGACACCCGTGCGGAAATCTGACGCCCAGACAGGCGCAGAGCATGGGCGTGGCCATCATCCATCAGGAGCTCAACATGTGCCGGCATTTGTCGGTGGCCGAGAACATGTTCCTGGGTCGCGAGGTCTGCAAAGGCGGCGTCCTGTCCAACGCACAGATGGAGGCCGAGGCAGAGCGGGTGCTCAATGAGCTGAAGATCGACATCTCGCCCAGTCAAGTGGTGGGTGATCTGCCGGTCAGCAAGCAGCAGATGGTAGAGATCGCCAAGGCCCTCTCCACCGACGCCAAGGTTCTTATTATGGATGAGCCCACCTCAGCGCTTACGAGCAAGGAGATTGACGACCTGTTCCGCATTATCCGTCAGCTCAAGGAGCGCGGCTGCGGCATCGTGTATATTTCCCACCGCCTGGAAGAGCTCCAGCATATCGTTGACCGGGTCACCATCATGCGGGACGGCCAGTACGTCGCCAGCATGAGCTTCGCCGATACCGATCTGGACGAGATCATTGCCAACATGGTGGGTCGCGAGATCAAGGAAAAATTCCCCCGGGTCTCCTGTGAGAAAGGAAAAAAGATTTTCGAGGTCCAGCATCTCAACGCCGGACGAATGGTGCGCGACGTTAGTTTCTCTCTCTATGAGGGTGAGATCGTAGGCTTTGCGGGGTTGATGGGCGCAGGTCGAACCGAGACCACCCGGGCCCTCTTCGGAGTAGACCCCAAGGAGGGAGGCACGATCCTCCTGGACGGGAGTGAGGTTGTCATTCGCCGCCCGGTGGACGCCATCAAGGCAGGCATCGTTCTGGCTCCCGAGGACCGGAAGAAGGATGGTCTATGCACCAAGCTGAGTGTTCGCCAGAACATTTCCCTCCCCAACCTGGACCTCGTCTGCAACAAGCTGGGCGTCGTCAGCAGCGGTAAAGAGGACGCGATGTGCGCCAAAGCGGTGTCGAACCTGAAAATCAAAACACCCAACCTGGAGATCGACGCCAATAACCTCTCCGGCGGCAACCAGCAGAAGGTCGTTGTAGGTAAGTGGCTGGCCCGAAACTCCCGGGTCGTCATCTTCGACGAGCCCACCCGCGGCATCGATGTGGCTGCCAAGGTAGAGATATATAACCTCATGAACGAGCTGAAACAGCAGGGCATCGCCGTCATGTTCGTCTCCTCTGAGATGCCTGAGATTATGGGAATCGCGGACCGCATCGTCGTCATGTGCGATGGGCGGGTCACCGGCGAACTGATGAGTGCCGAGGCCACCCAGGAGAAGATATTGACCCTGGCCACCCAGTTCGAGAACAAGTTCGCCGCCGTCGGTTAAGGAAGGGAAGAGAGAATATGGAACGGTTAAATCAGCAGAGCCCCTTGAAACGTTTCCTGGGGATGCGCGGCATGGGCGCGGCCCTCACCGCGTTTGGTGGGTTCATCGTCATCTACCTCGCGTTCGGGTTCATCAACATGAAGGTGTTTTCCCTGGATAACGTGCTCAACCTCCTCAGATCCATGTCCAAATATCTGCTCATCGGCATCGGGCAGAGCTACGTACTTATTACCGGGAATATCGACCTGTCCATCGGCTCGGTGGTAGGCATGAGCGCCATGATCTCGGCCACGCTGATGGCCGGCGGTGTGCCGGTTCTCCCGGCCATCCTCATTACACTGGTCTGCTGCCTGGCGGTGGGGGTGGTGAACGGCATCCTGGTAGGCAAGTTCCAGCTCCCGCCCTTCATTGCCACCCTGGGCACCATGTTTGTTGCCCGCGGCGTGGCCTACATGGTCAACGGCAACCGCAACACCAACGCTATCTCCTCCGGCATCGGTAAGGAGGCGGGCGACGCGTTCCAGAGCTTCTTTTACTATGGCACTACCGCGTTCCTCTATAATACCTTCTGGATCGCCCTCGCCCTTTTCGTCGTGTTCTTCTTCCTGCTCAGCAAGACGCGCACGGGCCGCCACATCTACGCTGTGGGTTCCAATGTGGACGCGGCAAAGCTCTCCGGCGTCAATGTGGTGGGCACTGTCACCAAGACCTACCTGGTCAGCGCTTTCTGCTCCTTCGTGGTTGGACTTATCCTCTGCGCACAGGCCGGCATGGGCAACATGGAGGCCGGTAATATGTATGAGATGTACGGCGTTGCGGCGGGCGTCATCGGCGGCGTGTCCCCCCTGGGCGGCACGGGCCTACTGCTGGGCACCCTGGCCGGCGCCGCCGTATGGCAGACACTGGAGAACGGCCTCAGCATGATCACCGCCCCTGTTGGCATCCAGCGTATCGTTATCGGCGTCATCGTGGTGTTCGCCGTGCTGCTGGACGTGGTCGTCCGCAAGGGTGCGTTCACAAAGCGTATTTCCAGTATGAAGCACATAGGCACAGACGCGGCCGCCGCCGACCCAAAATAGAGAATATGTGCGGCGTGCGTCGTCAGCGCCGTTCATAGATAGAAGACCTAAATTTGATAAGGAGGAACCCATACATGAAAAGAAAGCTTCTTGCAATTCTCTCCTGCATTTGCCTGACCATCGGACTCCTCTCCGGCTGCACAACCCAGGGGGGCGGCTCGTCCAAAGCCCCCACCGCAGGCGATATTAAGATTGCCCTCATCACCATGGACTCCATCGACCAGCACTGGATCACCCTAAACGAGGGTGCCCAGAAGGCCGCCAAGGAGCTTGGCGTGACCGTGGACTTCATGGCTCCCAATACCAAGGACGACGCCCAGCAGATCGAGCAGGTCAATAACGCCGTGGCCGGTGGCTATCAGGCCATCGTGGTGGCGGCCAATGGACCTGACGCCATCTCCTCGGCCCTGAAAGAGGCCGCAGGCAAGGGCATTAAGATCGTCTATGTGGACTCCCCGGCCAACGTGGACGCCGAGGCTACCTTCTCCACCGACAACACGGCTGCCGGCACCACCGCCGGCAACGAGATGATCAAGGCCCTTGAGGCCGCGGGCGTCACCTCCGGCTCCATCGGCATCATCAACGTGAACGCTGCCACCGCCTCCTGCGTGGCCCGTGAGGAAGGCTTCCGCGCCGCGTTCGAGGGCAAGGGCTACACCCTGCTTGAGACCCAGTACGGCGAGGGCGACGCCGCCAAGAGCCAGGGCATCGCTGAGAACTACATCACCCAGGGCGTCGTGGGCATCTTCGGCTGCAACGAGGGCTCCACCACCGGCGCCGGCAACGCCATCAAGGCCAGCGGCAAGAGCGGCATCATCGGCGTGGGCTTCGACAAGTCCGATGCGATCCTCGGCCTCATTAACGATGGCAACCTCCTCTGCACCATGGCGCAGAACCCAGATGTGATGGGCTACGAGGGCGTTAAGGCCGCCGTAGACGCCATCAATGGCAAGGACCTGGGCGGCGCGGTCACCGATACCGGTGTCTCCGTACTCGTCAAGAAGGGCGGCTCCAATAGCGGCGGCGCTACCACCGCCAGCCAGAACTACAAAATTGCCCTCATCACCATGGACTCCATCGACCAGCACTGGATCACCTTGAACGAGGGTGCCCAGAAAATGGCCAAGGAGCTTGGCGTGACCGTGGACTTCATGGCCCCCAATACCAAGGACGACGCCCAGCAGATCGAGCAGGTCAATAACGCCGTGGCCGGTGGCTATCAGGCCATCGTGGTGGCGGCCAATGGACCTGACGCCATCTCCTCGGCCCTGAAAGAGGCCGCAGGCAAGGGCATTAAGATCGTCTATGTGGACTCCCCGGCCAACGTGGACGCCGAGGCTACCTTCTCCACCGACAACACGGCTGCCGGCACCACCGCCGGCAACGAGATGATCAAGGCCCTTGAGGCCGCGGGCGTCACCTCCGGCTCCATCGGCATCATCAACGTGAACGCCGCCACCGCCTCCTGCGTGGCCCGTGAGGAAGGCTTCCGCGCCGCGTTCGAGGGCAAGGGCTACACCCTGCTTGAGACCCAGTACGGCGAGGGCGACGCCGCCAAGAGCCAGGGCATCGCTGAGAACTACATCACCCAGGGCGTCGTGGGCATCTTCGGCTGCAACGAGGGCTCCACCACCGGCGCCGGCAACGCCATCAAGGCCAGCGGCAAGAGCGGCATCATCGGCGTGGGCTTCGACAAGTCCGACGCGATCCTGAACCTCATCAATGACGGCTATCTCCTCTGCACCATGGCGCAGAACCCCGACGTGATGGGCGAGGACGGTGTCAAGGCCGCTGTGCAGGCCCTGGAGGGCGAGAGCCTGGGCGGCGCGGTCACCGATACCGGCGTCTCTGTGCTCACCAAAAAGTAAGAAAACAGCCTACAAGTAAATGTTCCACAGAAACGCCGGGCGGTATGTCCGGCGTTTCTGTGGAATTCCGATAAAAAATGTGATATGATTAATGGAAACAGGAGGAGTCCATATGAAACGCAGTGAAATCAACGCAGCCCTGAAAGAGATGGAGACCATGGTGAAGGAGTACCGCTTCGCCCTCCCCCCATTCTGTCAGTTTGCTCCTGAGGACTGGAAAAGCAAGGGCCATGACTACGATGAGATCCGAGACAACATGCTGGGCTGGGACATCACGGACTATGGCATGGGGGACTTTAATAAGATGGGCTTTTCCCTCATCACCATCCGCAACGGCAACCTCAAGTTGAAGGATAAGTATAGCAAGGTATATGCTGAGAAGCTTTTATACATCAAGGAGGGCCAGTATTCCCCCATGCACTTCCACTGGTCCAAGGCCGAGGACATCATCAACCGGGGAGGCGGTGTGGTACTCATCCGCGTCTACAACTCCACCGAGGACGAGAGCCTGGATAAGTTGAGCGATGTGCATGTCCACGTGGACGGACGGGAAATGGTGGTTTCCGCGGGCAGCCAGGTCCGCCTGACCCCCGGCGAGAGTATCACCATCTACCCCTATCTCTACCATGACTTTGAGGTGGAGCCCGGCTCGGGGAACGTGCTTCTGGGCGAGGTCAGCCAGTGCAACGACGACAATATCGACAACCGTTTTTATGAGAAACTGGGCCGTTTTCCCGCCATTGAGGAGGACGAGGCCCCTTATCGGCTATTGTGCAACGAATATCCCACGGCGAAGGATTGAGGTGAGCGTATGGCCTGTGACGTAGTGGCTCTGGGCGAAATGCTCATTGATTTTGCCTCCCGCGGCACCGACGCCGCCGGCTATCCCACCATGGCCGCGAACCCCGGGGGCGCACCCTGCAATTTCCTCGCAGCCCTGACCAAATACGGTGTGAAAACCGCGTTCCTTGGCAAGGTGGGCGACGATACCTTTGGCCGACTGCTGATTGGCACCGCAAAAGGCGCCGGTATTGAGACCAAGGGAGTCGTGGTGGACGGAAGCGTCTTTACCACACTCGCCTTTGTGACCTTCGACGAGCATGGCGACCGCTCTTTCAGCTTTGCACGGAAGCCGGGGGCGGATACCCAGCTCCACTTTGAGGAGCTGGATCTCTCGCTGATTGATGAGTGCAGGGTCTTCCATTTTGGCACCCTCAGCCTTACCGACGAGCCGGTGCGCACCGCCACCCAAAAAGCGGTGGCCTACGCCAGGGAGCGAGGCAAGCTCATCACCTTTGATCCCAACCTGCGCCCGCCTCTTTGGCGGAGCGAGGCTGAGGCCAGAAATCAGATACTGTGGGGGCTCTCCCAGGCCGATGTGGTGAAGATCAGCGACGAGGAAGTAGATTTCCTCTGGAAGTGTTCCCCTGAGGAGGGGGCCGACCGACTCCTCCGTGATTTCGGCGTGTCTCTCGCCATGGTCACAATGGGATCCCGGGGCTGTTATCTCAAGAACGCGAGGGCGCTGTGCTCCGCCGCCCCGCCCAAGGTGAAGGCTGTGGACACTACGGGAGCGGGGGATATCTTTGGCGGAAGCGCGGTCATGCGACTGCTGGAGCTGAAAAAGGCCCCGTCGGAGCTCAGCCAGGATGACCTGGGCTACATCGCACGCTTTGCGGCCGCGGCCGCCAGCCTTTCCACGGAGAAGAGCGGCGGCATCCCGAGCGTTCCGGAGCGGGAAGAGGTATTGGCAAGACTGTAAGACATGAAGAGGGGAGAGGCCGCTATGCTCAAGGTGGTCGTAGCTGATGATGAGGCGAGGGTCTGCAATTTGATCCTTCTGCTGGCGGATTGGGAGAAACTGAACATGGAGGTGGTGGGCACCGCCGCCAATGGTCTGGAGGCCTTGCAGTTAGTACGCACCCTTACTCCCGATATTCTGATTACCGATATCCGTATGCCCGGCTGCGACGGACTGGAGCTGATTGAAAAGGCAAAGG contains the following coding sequences:
- the FRK gene encoding Fructokinase-1, with the protein product MACDVVALGEMLIDFASRGTDAAGYPTMAANPGGAPCNFLAALTKYGVKTAFLGKVGDDTFGRLLIGTAKGAGIETKGVVVDGSVFTTLAFVTFDEHGDRSFSFARKPGADTQLHFEELDLSLIDECRVFHFGTLSLTDEPVRTATQKAVAYARERGKLITFDPNLRPPLWRSEAEARNQILWGLSQADVVKISDEEVDFLWKCSPEEGADRLLRDFGVSLAMVTMGSRGCYLKNARALCSAAPPKVKAVDTTGAGDIFGGSAVMRLLELKKAPSELSQDDLGYIARFAAAAASLSTEKSGGIPSVPEREEVLARL